The Crocosphaera subtropica ATCC 51142 genome includes a window with the following:
- the der gene encoding ribosome biogenesis GTPase Der, protein MALPIVAIIGRPNVGKSTLVNRLAKDRQAIVHDQPGITRDRTYRPAFWCDRDFQVVDTGGLVFDDDTEFLPLIREQAMAALTEASAAIFVVDGQLGPTAGDREISDWLRRQKVPVLLAVNKCESPEMGLIQAAEFWELGLGEPYPISGIHGSGTGELLDQLITYLPSPDELPDREEINVSIIGRPNVGKSSLLNAFLGEQRAIVSPISGTTRDAIDTVVERGDNTYRLIDTAGIRRKKNVNYGAEFFSINRAFKAIRRADVVLLVIDAIDGVTDQDIKLADRIIDEGRAAIIVVNKWDAVEKDSYTIYDYKQKVMDRLYFMEWADIIFVSAMSGKRVENIFELVDVAVEEHRRRVNTSVVNEVLEEAVKWHSPPTTKQGKQGRIYYGTQVSSQPPTIALFVNDPKRFNDNYRRYIERQFREQIGFPGTPIRLLWRGKKTRDVEPSLNRATKV, encoded by the coding sequence ATGGCATTACCCATTGTTGCGATTATTGGACGGCCCAATGTGGGCAAATCAACCCTTGTCAACCGATTAGCCAAAGATAGACAAGCAATTGTACATGATCAGCCAGGAATTACCCGCGATCGCACTTATCGGCCGGCATTTTGGTGCGATCGTGATTTTCAAGTAGTGGATACAGGGGGGTTAGTATTCGACGATGATACAGAATTTTTACCCTTGATCCGAGAACAGGCCATGGCAGCCTTAACAGAAGCCAGTGCAGCCATTTTTGTCGTGGATGGACAACTGGGACCCACAGCCGGCGATCGTGAGATTTCAGACTGGTTAAGACGGCAAAAGGTTCCTGTGTTATTAGCGGTGAATAAATGTGAGTCACCGGAGATGGGATTAATACAAGCAGCCGAATTTTGGGAATTAGGTTTAGGAGAACCCTATCCTATATCGGGTATTCATGGCAGTGGAACTGGGGAATTACTCGATCAATTAATTACCTATTTACCCTCCCCTGACGAACTTCCCGATAGAGAAGAAATCAATGTGTCGATTATTGGTCGTCCTAATGTGGGAAAATCCAGTTTATTGAATGCGTTTTTAGGGGAACAAAGAGCCATTGTTAGTCCTATTTCTGGAACCACTAGAGATGCGATTGATACAGTGGTCGAACGAGGAGACAACACCTATCGTTTAATTGATACGGCTGGTATTCGTCGTAAAAAAAATGTTAACTATGGGGCAGAATTTTTCAGTATTAATCGAGCCTTTAAAGCCATTCGTCGTGCGGATGTCGTCTTATTAGTCATTGACGCTATTGATGGAGTGACAGACCAAGATATTAAGTTAGCAGATCGCATTATTGACGAAGGACGGGCGGCTATTATTGTGGTCAATAAATGGGATGCAGTAGAGAAAGATTCTTATACTATTTATGACTACAAACAAAAGGTGATGGATCGACTTTATTTTATGGAATGGGCTGATATTATTTTTGTTAGTGCCATGTCAGGAAAACGAGTGGAAAACATCTTTGAATTAGTGGATGTCGCTGTAGAAGAACATCGTCGTCGGGTGAATACGTCTGTTGTTAACGAAGTATTAGAAGAAGCGGTTAAATGGCATTCGCCCCCCACCACTAAACAAGGAAAACAAGGGAGAATATATTACGGAACCCAGGTATCGAGTCAACCGCCAACTATTGCTTTATTTGTCAATGATCCCAAGCGATTTAATGATAATTATCGACGCTATATTGAACGACAGTTTCGAGAACAAATCGGTTTTCCTGGAACTCCTATTCGTTTGCTATGGAGAGGGAAGAAAACACGAGATGTTGAACCCAGTTTAAATAGGGCGACAAAAGTTTAG
- a CDS encoding IS982 family transposase, with protein MFSIDALSWCACWFRGNLGTVRSAFCHVDDFCQTFEPLWHKQLISHGFQTRQRRKCLCLSEIMTILIVFHANHYRNFKHYYLEEVCCHFRAEFPHLPSYQRFIEWMPSTLIPLCVYLKHCFGQCSGISFLDSTSIKVRNALPLSTWILNPGGSGVCHNRRISRHKVFDGLAARGKTSVDWFFGFKLHLVVNEQGELLNVSITAGNVDDRNPVLELVEGLFGKIFADRGYVSQKLASELLDNLGIEFFAKPRRNMKNKLMGLHDKLLSRKRSIIETIIDQLKNISQIEHSRHRSPVNFCVNLLCGLIAYCHQPKKPSLEMDWVLPESA; from the coding sequence ATGTTTAGTATAGATGCTTTATCTTGGTGCGCATGCTGGTTCCGAGGGAACCTCGGAACAGTTCGCTCCGCATTTTGCCATGTAGATGACTTTTGCCAAACTTTTGAACCATTGTGGCATAAACAATTAATTTCTCATGGTTTTCAAACTCGTCAACGAAGGAAATGCTTATGTTTAAGTGAGATTATGACAATTTTAATTGTTTTTCACGCTAATCACTATCGTAACTTCAAACATTATTATCTTGAGGAAGTTTGTTGTCATTTTCGTGCGGAATTTCCCCATTTACCTAGTTATCAACGATTTATTGAATGGATGCCTTCGACCCTAATTCCTTTGTGTGTCTATCTCAAACATTGTTTTGGGCAATGCAGTGGGATCAGTTTTCTCGATTCTACGAGCATCAAAGTGCGGAATGCACTCCCGCTTTCCACCTGGATTTTAAATCCAGGTGGGTCGGGAGTTTGTCATAATCGACGGATTTCAAGGCATAAAGTGTTTGATGGTCTAGCTGCACGCGGTAAAACTTCAGTAGATTGGTTTTTTGGCTTTAAGCTGCATTTAGTGGTTAATGAGCAAGGAGAATTGCTTAACGTCAGCATTACTGCTGGTAATGTCGATGACCGCAACCCCGTCCTAGAACTTGTTGAAGGGCTTTTTGGCAAAATTTTTGCTGACCGAGGCTATGTCTCCCAGAAATTAGCTTCAGAGCTTTTAGACAATTTGGGAATTGAGTTTTTTGCTAAACCGAGACGCAATATGAAGAATAAACTCATGGGACTTCACGATAAGCTTTTATCACGTAAACGCTCGATTATTGAGACAATTATTGACCAATTAAAGAATATCTCTCAAATCGAACATTCTCGCCATCGTAGTCCTGTCAATTTTTGTGTGAACCTCCTTTGTGGATTAATTGCTTATTGTCATCAACCCAAAAAACCTTCTCTTGAAATGGACTGGGTTTTACCTGAATCTGCTTAA
- the aroQ gene encoding type II 3-dehydroquinate dehydratase, whose amino-acid sequence MFTESSQKLSILVIHGPNLNMLGIREPGIYGSVTLEGINRLLSEKADSLGCTLSITQSNDEGVLVESIQDALGNHQGILINAAAYTHTSIAIRDALSAVKIPTVEVHLSNIYQRESFRHHSYIAPIAVGQISGFGANSYRLGLEALHHYLNQQE is encoded by the coding sequence GTGTTCACTGAATCTTCTCAAAAGTTAAGTATCCTTGTTATTCATGGACCTAATCTTAATATGTTAGGTATTCGTGAGCCTGGAATTTATGGTTCTGTTACCTTAGAAGGTATTAACCGTCTTCTCAGTGAGAAGGCGGACTCTTTGGGTTGCACCCTATCTATAACCCAATCCAACGATGAAGGGGTTTTAGTCGAGTCCATTCAAGATGCTTTAGGCAATCATCAAGGAATACTGATTAATGCGGCTGCTTATACTCATACTAGCATCGCCATTCGAGATGCCTTGTCTGCGGTCAAAATACCGACAGTAGAAGTTCATTTAAGCAATATTTATCAACGAGAAAGCTTCCGCCATCATTCTTACATTGCTCCTATAGCAGTGGGACAAATTAGTGGTTTCGGAGCTAATAGTTACCGTTTAGGATTAGAAGCTTTACATCATTATCTTAACCAACAAGAATAA
- a CDS encoding LapA family protein, which translates to MSMRLTILALMVISAGIMLLQNQQSITLYFLGTDAETALFSLGLPLGLWILIFTIAGIISSLFIQLFTRSSRLLSFKKPINPSPRLPDPPETPYQRPEPKQSDWERSSPPEWEKSPQDKEDDDEWEIEEPPIEKTIPRRPPQGENTRSEFEIQQPPKTASQEGTVYSYTYRELSDRVSSDPSQSPPKLEKKPQSSSSQTRGDVYDAQYRIITPPYQPSQESNDEDGENEEDEENWI; encoded by the coding sequence ATGAGTATGCGGTTAACGATATTAGCATTGATGGTGATCAGCGCAGGAATTATGCTGTTGCAAAATCAGCAGTCGATCACCCTTTATTTCCTGGGAACTGATGCTGAAACTGCTTTATTCTCCCTAGGACTGCCTTTAGGCCTCTGGATTCTCATCTTTACCATAGCAGGAATTATTAGCAGTTTATTCATTCAATTATTTACCCGATCTTCTCGTTTACTCTCCTTTAAAAAACCCATTAACCCTAGTCCTCGTCTTCCCGATCCCCCTGAAACACCCTATCAACGTCCTGAACCTAAGCAATCCGATTGGGAGAGGTCTTCTCCTCCAGAATGGGAAAAGAGTCCCCAAGACAAAGAGGATGATGATGAGTGGGAGATTGAAGAACCTCCCATTGAAAAGACCATTCCTCGTCGACCACCTCAAGGGGAAAATACACGTTCAGAGTTTGAAATCCAGCAACCTCCTAAAACCGCATCCCAAGAAGGAACGGTCTATTCCTATACCTATCGAGAATTAAGCGATCGCGTCTCTTCTGATCCCTCTCAAAGTCCTCCTAAACTGGAAAAAAAACCCCAATCTTCATCTTCTCAAACCCGTGGAGATGTTTATGATGCTCAATATCGTATTATTACTCCTCCCTACCAACCGTCTCAAGAGTCTAATGACGAGGATGGAGAAAATGAGGAAGACGAAGAAAACTGGATTTAA
- a CDS encoding DUF6887 family protein, which translates to MKPINYTKMSDQQLKQYLIEHKNDKEAFYAYLDRKQQQPKQVIIGIDELDSLTSEQQIELITQRIQEKFNVSS; encoded by the coding sequence ATGAAGCCTATTAACTATACTAAAATGAGCGATCAACAACTCAAACAATATTTGATTGAACATAAAAATGATAAGGAAGCATTTTATGCCTATTTAGATCGTAAACAACAACAACCTAAACAAGTAATCATTGGTATTGATGAATTAGATAGTTTAACTTCTGAGCAACAAATTGAATTAATTACTCAACGTATTCAAGAAAAGTTCAATGTGTCGTCTTAA
- a CDS encoding DUF6888 family protein, producing MNEPTLAQLKRLYLLSYTLTNVMFQPIHIIRLDERNQNLFILAGHQENIEIVITPDGEAF from the coding sequence ATGAATGAACCGACTTTAGCACAACTTAAACGTTTATATTTGCTAAGTTATACTTTAACCAATGTGATGTTCCAACCGATTCATATTATTCGTTTAGATGAACGAAACCAAAATCTATTTATATTAGCGGGACATCAAGAAAATATTGAAATTGTTATTACCCCAGATGGAGAAGCATTCTAA
- the psbA gene encoding photosystem II q(b) protein — translation MTTTIQSQNLSLWERFCQWITSTNNRLYVGWFGVILIPTLLTATICFIIAFIAAPPVDIDGIREPVAGSLLYGNNIISGAVVPSSNAIGLHFYPIWEAASLDEWLYNGGPYQLVIFHFLIAIFCWMGRQWELSYRLGMRPWICVAYSAPVSAATAVFLIYPIGQGSFSDGMPLGISGTFNFMFVFQAEHNILMHPFHMLGVAGVFGGALFSAMHGSLVTSSLVRETTETESQNYGYKFGQEEETYNIVAAHGYFGRLIFQYASFNNSRALHFFLGAWPVIGIWFTAMGVSTMAFNLNGFNFNQSVLDSQGRVIGTWADVLNRAGIGMEVMHERNAHNFPLDLASGEQTLIALK, via the coding sequence ATGACAACCACCATACAAAGCCAAAATCTTTCCCTATGGGAGCGGTTTTGTCAGTGGATAACTAGCACTAATAACCGTCTATATGTAGGCTGGTTTGGTGTCATTCTTATCCCAACATTACTAACCGCTACCATCTGTTTTATCATTGCCTTTATTGCTGCACCTCCTGTTGATATTGACGGGATTCGTGAGCCGGTAGCAGGATCATTGCTCTATGGAAATAATATTATTTCTGGAGCCGTTGTTCCTTCCTCTAATGCCATTGGTTTACACTTTTATCCCATTTGGGAAGCAGCATCCCTCGATGAATGGCTCTACAACGGCGGTCCTTATCAATTAGTCATTTTCCATTTTCTCATTGCTATTTTCTGCTGGATGGGAAGACAATGGGAACTCTCTTATCGTTTAGGGATGCGTCCGTGGATTTGTGTTGCTTATAGCGCACCTGTCTCTGCAGCTACTGCTGTATTCTTAATCTATCCCATCGGACAGGGTTCTTTCTCCGATGGTATGCCTTTAGGAATCAGTGGAACCTTTAACTTTATGTTCGTGTTCCAAGCTGAACATAATATTCTCATGCACCCCTTCCATATGTTAGGGGTTGCAGGTGTATTTGGTGGTGCGTTATTCTCTGCCATGCACGGAAGTTTAGTGACCTCTAGCTTAGTGCGTGAAACCACTGAAACCGAATCTCAAAACTACGGTTATAAGTTTGGACAAGAAGAAGAAACCTATAATATTGTGGCCGCTCATGGTTACTTTGGTCGTTTAATCTTCCAATATGCTTCTTTTAACAATAGTCGTGCCTTACACTTCTTCTTAGGAGCTTGGCCAGTAATTGGTATTTGGTTTACTGCGATGGGTGTTAGTACCATGGCCTTTAATCTTAATGGATTTAACTTTAACCAATCTGTCTTAGATTCTCAAGGTCGTGTTATTGGTACCTGGGCCGATGTTCTTAACCGTGCAGGTATTGGCATGGAAGTGATGCACGAACGAAATGCTCATAACTTCCCCTTAGACTTAGCCAGTGGTGAACAAACCTTAATCGCTCTTAAATAA
- a CDS encoding YqeG family HAD IIIA-type phosphatase yields MSKAKLLQPDLILGDTILGLSQEVLDHYRIKGLILDVDETLVPLKKAHVSEDLRQWVDQIRQKTPIWLVSNNLSESRIGRIANSLELPYLLGAVKPSRRKLKKAIRAMELPIPQVAMVGDRLFTDVLAGNRMGMFTILVKPMVDPAIAARSYPIHNFEVWISEKLGISLLSSQQKFTKRHKR; encoded by the coding sequence ATGTCTAAGGCCAAACTTTTACAGCCTGATTTAATTTTAGGGGATACGATTCTTGGTTTAAGCCAGGAAGTTCTGGATCATTATCGCATTAAGGGATTAATTTTAGATGTGGATGAAACCCTAGTTCCCCTCAAAAAAGCCCATGTTTCTGAGGATTTAAGACAGTGGGTCGATCAAATTCGGCAGAAAACTCCTATTTGGCTAGTTAGTAATAATCTCAGTGAAAGTCGTATTGGTCGGATCGCCAACTCTTTGGAGTTACCCTATTTATTAGGGGCAGTCAAACCCTCTCGACGGAAACTGAAAAAGGCGATTCGTGCTATGGAATTGCCCATTCCTCAAGTAGCGATGGTGGGCGATCGCTTATTTACCGATGTTTTAGCAGGAAACCGTATGGGAATGTTTACCATTTTGGTCAAACCGATGGTTGATCCTGCGATCGCAGCCCGTTCCTATCCGATCCATAATTTTGAAGTGTGGATTTCTGAGAAACTGGGCATTTCTCTGCTGTCTTCGCAACAAAAGTTCACAAAAAGACATAAAAGGTAA
- a CDS encoding alpha-amylase family glycosyl hydrolase produces MRDVVLHVFNWQYQEIINRLGEIRDAGYGALLIPPPIYSDVKGHDWWQCYQPKDYRVVLSHLGGKQELKELIEQCHTIEPKLKVYADIIINHMANETRPDRLNFPGEAELANYRKNQALFEANRLYGDLSVGLFSPFDFNRGGNIERDQWCDRDRVIYGDYNNLPDLMDSPWVLSQQRTMLIALAAMGFDGFRIDAIKHLSERMIDNFADSESLAGSYFFGEVLTGSDCEENIFLDPFLRETWISAYDFPLFQTIREAFGFGGSLRKLAHPEAENNALPWDRAVTFVVNHDIPHNKDFRGWLLDPTDEHLAYVYILGRDGGLPLIYSDHNESAHTYSKDRDRWFDAFQREDIKAMIKFHNAVHGNPMTILYDSDLLLVFRRGENGIVAINKAGYDTSVEFNTWGLKSSSYEDLISHRQMRLGGDRCTLSMNPRTAQMWLCHQ; encoded by the coding sequence ATGCGTGATGTTGTACTTCATGTCTTCAATTGGCAATATCAAGAAATTATTAATCGACTCGGAGAAATACGGGATGCAGGGTACGGTGCATTGCTGATTCCTCCACCTATCTATTCAGATGTCAAGGGTCATGACTGGTGGCAATGTTATCAACCCAAAGATTACCGAGTGGTTCTCTCTCATCTAGGAGGAAAACAAGAACTTAAAGAATTGATTGAACAGTGTCATACCATAGAGCCGAAACTGAAAGTCTATGCTGATATTATTATCAATCACATGGCTAATGAAACTCGGCCAGATCGTTTAAATTTTCCAGGAGAGGCTGAACTCGCTAATTATCGAAAGAATCAAGCCTTATTTGAAGCGAATCGCTTGTATGGGGATTTAAGTGTGGGATTATTTTCACCTTTTGACTTTAATCGAGGCGGAAATATTGAACGTGACCAATGGTGCGATCGGGATCGGGTGATTTATGGGGATTACAATAATTTGCCAGACTTAATGGACTCGCCCTGGGTATTATCACAACAAAGAACCATGTTAATCGCTTTAGCAGCAATGGGATTTGATGGATTCCGCATTGATGCAATTAAGCACTTGAGTGAGCGCATGATTGATAATTTTGCGGATAGTGAGTCCTTAGCCGGAAGCTACTTCTTTGGGGAAGTCTTAACTGGGAGTGATTGCGAGGAAAATATTTTTTTAGACCCTTTCCTTCGGGAAACCTGGATATCTGCCTATGATTTTCCTTTGTTTCAAACGATTCGAGAAGCCTTTGGCTTTGGGGGTTCCCTGAGAAAATTAGCCCATCCTGAAGCCGAAAATAATGCATTACCTTGGGATAGGGCTGTTACCTTTGTCGTTAATCATGATATCCCTCATAATAAGGATTTTCGCGGTTGGTTACTTGATCCAACGGATGAACATTTAGCTTATGTCTATATTTTAGGCAGAGATGGAGGACTTCCTTTAATCTACTCCGATCATAACGAATCCGCTCACACTTATTCTAAAGATCGTGATCGATGGTTTGACGCTTTTCAACGAGAAGATATTAAGGCGATGATCAAATTTCACAATGCAGTTCATGGAAATCCCATGACGATCTTATACGACAGCGATTTGCTGTTAGTCTTTCGACGAGGAGAGAATGGAATCGTTGCTATTAATAAAGCTGGTTATGATACCTCGGTTGAGTTTAACACTTGGGGATTAAAATCCAGTTCCTATGAGGATTTAATTAGCCATCGTCAAATGAGGCTTGGGGGCGATCGTTGTACTTTATCGATGAACCCAAGAACTGCCCAGATGTGGTTATGTCACCAATGA
- a CDS encoding DJ-1/PfpI family protein, which yields MRGFCNQVTLMGRVIERLEDVTHQSNLNGKGIDFKIRCRSGDEFYIYVTSTTNFQSLSNLDNINRNRYGNLEEFGTRSDPDLNPIEKTSKYLNVGRLVVVEGVLLQNGLSKRIDAKTIHLLYDQNGQTIDYQGHFLFESTHWWVTQMSRLADVWLDTLYDGHGRYNFSKYRTNLNITFGPTQDNIQEMATLSRLIYGLSSAYLLTGSQRFLDAATAGVNYQREYFRSLTHDGRYCFWAYGKRDNQLIIPSESDEPLGRGTIPLYEQIYALAGLIQYYRVTLEWETLDDIRRTVNTFIKYFHDSSEFGGFFSHLDPATLKPKTWPVNDPILLKEVKVYQNNPQQPRKNWNSIGDHIPAYLVNLILALEPLPLNKHTEQIREFLNSCKEILKETATLIAEKFPEKNNDFVQERFYPRWEPDTHWDWQQDRGIVGHNLKIAWNLTRVSNYYSSQPKEQSFSYALLQLAERIAQNMVKVGAIDTFRGGCFDALERHPKNGMIREYPWLNTKDFWQQEQGILAYLILYGKTRNQLYLELAQEMMAFWNIFFLDRDRGGVYFRVNDNGSPVITGRYGKKADPSISGYHVFELCFLTHLYLMTYVRNKSFCLFFKPDSQLTQTTLNVLPDFFPPNAVQIQRITINGVERSTVDPDNFQIELGPDDFGSEIVVEFQPLTMDNRQEFVEKTEKKGKIGVLVESHFDETEIQAFSQFFPKHGYEIVYISRLWNNPVLEFTGNEHLDPLRVRCDVDQVNPSDFKGFILVGGYAMDRLRYEDNPQSHQDNQAPALNLIRKISQIKGLKLGTICHSLWLLTPDKTLLRGKKVTCAHNIIDDVKNSGAEVIYQNSGGTVNTYVDGDLITAKHPGVVEEFMKVYLRELEKIATDDSPYGISHFQTTLPKESDEYASLS from the coding sequence ATGAGAGGTTTTTGTAACCAAGTAACCTTGATGGGTAGGGTTATTGAACGGTTAGAAGATGTTACCCATCAAAGTAATCTAAATGGTAAAGGAATTGATTTTAAAATTCGTTGTCGTAGTGGAGATGAATTTTATATCTATGTAACCTCAACAACTAACTTTCAAAGCCTTTCTAATTTAGATAATATTAACCGTAATCGTTACGGAAATTTAGAAGAATTTGGCACTCGTTCCGATCCAGACCTAAACCCAATAGAGAAAACAAGTAAATACCTTAATGTTGGTCGATTAGTCGTAGTTGAAGGGGTATTGCTTCAAAATGGACTGTCAAAAAGAATAGATGCTAAAACCATTCACTTACTTTACGATCAAAATGGACAAACAATTGATTATCAAGGCCATTTTTTGTTTGAAAGTACCCATTGGTGGGTCACTCAAATGTCTCGCTTAGCTGATGTTTGGTTAGATACACTATATGACGGCCACGGACGATATAATTTTTCAAAATACCGAACGAATTTGAATATTACTTTTGGACCAACTCAAGATAATATTCAGGAAATGGCTACGTTATCGAGATTAATTTATGGATTATCTTCTGCCTATTTATTAACAGGTAGTCAACGGTTTTTAGATGCAGCAACAGCCGGCGTTAATTACCAAAGAGAGTATTTTCGGAGTTTAACCCATGATGGTCGATATTGTTTCTGGGCTTATGGGAAACGAGATAATCAACTTATTATCCCTTCAGAAAGTGATGAACCTTTAGGACGAGGAACTATTCCGCTTTACGAACAAATTTATGCCTTAGCCGGACTCATACAATACTATCGAGTTACTTTAGAATGGGAAACTTTAGATGATATTCGTCGTACGGTTAATACCTTTATTAAATATTTCCATGACTCATCAGAATTCGGTGGATTTTTTAGTCACCTTGATCCAGCTACCCTAAAACCTAAAACCTGGCCCGTTAATGATCCAATCCTTCTCAAAGAAGTCAAAGTTTACCAGAATAACCCTCAGCAACCTCGTAAAAATTGGAATTCAATTGGGGATCATATTCCAGCTTATTTAGTCAATCTAATTTTAGCTTTAGAGCCACTTCCCCTTAATAAGCATACGGAACAAATTAGAGAATTTCTCAATAGCTGTAAAGAAATTCTTAAAGAAACTGCTACCTTAATAGCAGAGAAATTTCCTGAAAAAAATAATGATTTTGTCCAGGAAAGATTCTATCCAAGATGGGAACCTGATACTCACTGGGATTGGCAACAAGATCGAGGAATTGTGGGTCATAATCTAAAAATTGCTTGGAATTTAACTAGGGTTTCTAATTATTATTCAAGTCAGCCAAAAGAGCAGTCATTTTCTTATGCTTTGCTTCAACTTGCAGAGAGAATAGCACAAAATATGGTGAAAGTTGGGGCAATTGATACCTTCCGAGGAGGCTGTTTTGATGCTTTAGAACGTCACCCTAAAAATGGCATGATTCGAGAATATCCTTGGTTAAATACTAAAGACTTTTGGCAACAAGAACAGGGGATTCTTGCTTACTTAATTTTGTATGGCAAAACTAGGAATCAATTATATCTAGAATTAGCTCAGGAAATGATGGCATTTTGGAATATTTTCTTCCTAGATCGAGATCGGGGCGGAGTTTATTTTCGAGTTAATGATAATGGAAGCCCTGTCATTACTGGTCGTTATGGAAAAAAAGCCGATCCCTCTATTTCTGGTTATCATGTGTTTGAACTCTGTTTTCTTACGCATCTTTATTTAATGACTTATGTTCGTAATAAGTCATTTTGCTTGTTCTTTAAACCCGATAGTCAATTAACACAAACAACCCTCAATGTTTTGCCTGACTTTTTCCCTCCTAATGCTGTCCAAATTCAACGAATTACTATTAACGGAGTTGAACGATCAACCGTCGATCCTGATAACTTCCAGATCGAATTAGGTCCTGACGATTTTGGATCAGAAATAGTTGTTGAATTTCAACCTTTAACAATGGATAATCGCCAAGAATTTGTAGAAAAAACAGAAAAGAAAGGGAAAATTGGGGTGTTAGTTGAAAGCCATTTTGACGAAACAGAAATTCAGGCATTTTCTCAGTTTTTCCCAAAACATGGTTATGAAATTGTATATATTTCACGACTCTGGAATAATCCTGTGTTGGAGTTTACTGGAAATGAACATTTAGATCCATTGCGAGTGCGTTGTGATGTTGATCAAGTGAATCCCTCAGACTTCAAAGGATTTATCTTAGTAGGAGGATATGCAATGGATCGATTGCGCTATGAAGATAATCCCCAATCCCATCAAGATAATCAAGCACCTGCCCTTAATTTAATCCGAAAAATTAGTCAAATTAAAGGACTTAAATTAGGAACCATTTGCCATTCTTTATGGCTATTAACCCCTGATAAAACCTTGTTACGAGGCAAGAAAGTTACCTGCGCCCATAATATTATTGATGATGTTAAAAACAGTGGTGCAGAAGTTATTTATCAGAACAGTGGAGGAACCGTTAACACTTATGTTGATGGGGATTTAATTACAGCAAAACATCCTGGAGTTGTTGAAGAATTCATGAAAGTTTATTTACGAGAATTGGAAAAAATAGCTACAGATGACTCCCCCTATGGAATATCCCACTTTCAAACTACTTTACCAAAGGAGAGTGATGAGTATGCAAGTCTTAGTTAA